In Polaribacter sp. L3A8, a genomic segment contains:
- a CDS encoding anthranilate synthase component I family protein, whose product MQRTIRTFSIDNIIEFKNNLLSWAQQFETVLWLDSNKYHQKYASFDGALAADDFTSIKTDYHQAFNKLKEYQTITKDYIFGYMTYDIKNDVERLSSNNFDGLHFADLYFFQPKKLIFIKGNTAEFHYLRMADDEIESDFEEIKKFEDSIIKESASDIKIKLRIHKDEYHAKVTKVLEHIKKGDIYEANFCQEFYAENATINPVEVYKHLNQISEPPFASFFKLDDKFALCASPERYLKKEGTKIISQPIKGTAKRLVSEFDDAQLALDLMRDEKERAENVMIVDLVRNDLSKTAKIGSVKVEELCKVYSFKQVHQLISTVVSEVEENTHPIDIIQSTYPMGSMTGAPKVSAMKIIENLEETKRGLYSGSIGYFTPENDFDFNVIIRSILYNEEKKYISYSVGGAITAKSIVEKEYEECLLKAKAMKYVLLNSK is encoded by the coding sequence ATGCAAAGAACAATTCGCACTTTTTCCATTGATAATATTATTGAATTCAAGAACAATTTATTGTCTTGGGCACAACAATTTGAAACCGTACTTTGGTTAGATTCTAACAAATATCATCAAAAATATGCTAGTTTTGATGGTGCTTTAGCTGCAGATGATTTTACTTCGATAAAAACAGATTATCATCAAGCTTTTAACAAGTTAAAAGAATACCAAACCATTACCAAAGATTATATTTTTGGTTATATGACCTATGATATTAAGAATGATGTAGAGCGTCTTTCTTCTAATAATTTTGATGGTTTACACTTTGCTGATTTATATTTTTTTCAGCCTAAAAAACTTATTTTCATCAAAGGAAACACAGCTGAGTTTCATTATTTAAGAATGGCTGATGATGAGATTGAAAGCGATTTTGAAGAAATTAAAAAATTTGAAGACTCAATAATTAAAGAATCAGCTTCTGATATTAAAATAAAGCTTAGAATTCATAAAGATGAATACCACGCTAAAGTAACCAAAGTTTTAGAACACATAAAAAAAGGAGATATTTACGAAGCCAATTTTTGTCAAGAATTTTATGCCGAAAATGCAACGATAAACCCGGTGGAAGTTTACAAACACCTCAACCAAATTTCTGAACCTCCTTTTGCTTCTTTTTTTAAATTAGATGATAAATTTGCTTTGTGTGCATCACCAGAAAGATACCTTAAAAAGGAAGGCACAAAAATAATTTCTCAACCCATTAAAGGCACTGCTAAAAGATTGGTAAGTGAGTTTGACGATGCTCAATTAGCTTTAGATTTAATGCGCGACGAAAAAGAGCGTGCAGAAAACGTAATGATTGTAGATTTGGTTAGAAACGACCTATCTAAAACAGCAAAAATAGGAAGCGTAAAAGTAGAAGAACTTTGTAAAGTATATTCTTTTAAGCAAGTACATCAGCTAATATCTACCGTGGTCTCTGAGGTTGAAGAAAACACACATCCAATAGACATAATTCAAAGCACGTATCCGATGGGAAGTATGACCGGAGCACCTAAAGTTTCTGCTATGAAAATTATTGAAAACCTAGAAGAAACAAAACGTGGTTTATACTCAGGATCAATAGGTTATTTTACTCCAGAAAATGATTTCGATTTTAATGTAATTATAAGAAGTATCTTATATAATGAAGAAAAAAAATACATATCTTATTCTGTTGGTGGCGCTATAACCGCAAAATCTATAGTAGAAAAAGAGTATGAAGAATGTTTGCTAAAAGCAAAGGCTATGAAGTATGTTTTGCTGAATTCAAAATAA
- a CDS encoding DUF4230 domain-containing protein, which yields MELVILGLVIGLGISYVISQRFSLSKKKSLTEKQSVILLDKIKKVSKLITVEGDFSEIYHHENTKENFWGFTSKKKAIILIHAKAHIGFDFRKIKLEANTEKKEIVMSAFPQPEVVSIECDIKFYDLKNGYLNKFDTEDFTTLNKEAKEHVLSKIPESNLIRLANKEALESIILMENLVETIGWKLDFTALETNEENKKISK from the coding sequence ATGGAGTTAGTTATTTTAGGGTTGGTTATTGGTTTAGGAATTTCTTATGTAATCTCGCAACGATTTTCTTTATCAAAAAAAAAGAGTTTAACAGAAAAACAATCTGTTATCTTATTAGACAAAATAAAGAAAGTATCAAAGTTGATTACGGTAGAAGGAGATTTTTCTGAAATCTATCATCATGAAAATACCAAAGAAAATTTTTGGGGATTTACAAGTAAGAAAAAAGCCATTATTTTAATTCACGCAAAAGCACATATTGGCTTCGATTTTAGAAAAATTAAATTAGAGGCTAATACAGAAAAAAAAGAAATTGTTATGTCTGCTTTTCCGCAACCAGAAGTGGTTTCTATAGAGTGTGATATTAAATTTTATGATTTAAAAAACGGCTACCTAAATAAGTTTGATACAGAAGATTTTACCACTTTAAATAAAGAAGCAAAAGAACATGTGCTTAGTAAAATACCAGAAAGTAATTTAATTCGCCTTGCAAATAAAGAAGCTTTAGAGTCAATTATTTTAATGGAAAATTTAGTAGAAACGATTGGCTGGAAATTAGATTTTACAGCTTTAGAAACAAATGAAGAAAATAAAAAAATCTCGAAATAA
- the tilS gene encoding tRNA lysidine(34) synthetase TilS: MLQELSNHINHNLPFLKGKKLLIAISGGIDSVVLTHLLSALKFNISLAHCNFNLRGTESDLDENFVKELGKEQNIAVFTSHFNTEEFAKKNKQSTQIAARNLRYDWFNELIEKHQFDYLLTAHHADDNLETFLINLTRGAGLDGLTGIPEINGNIVRPLLTFSRNDVLTFAKENNIYWREDKSNASTKYTRNKIRHLITPILKEINPSLLETFTKTTEHLKESLQIIEDKVNDVSTKVISTENNFIKLDISEIEKTSNPKAYLYQLLKEYNFTEWNDVYQLLSAQSGKQVLSKTHTLLKNRGFLLLSKNVSSNEVKMFLIEETQSEITNPIHLKLEEVKEKSTENNQTIYVDKQRLSFPLTLRKWQDGDFFYPTGMTGKKKLSKYFKDQKLSLLEKQNTWLLCNNNEDIIWIIDYRLDNRFETTQQTKSILKIALL; this comes from the coding sequence ATGCTACAAGAACTCTCTAACCACATCAACCATAATCTTCCTTTTTTAAAAGGCAAGAAATTATTAATCGCCATTTCTGGCGGAATAGACTCTGTTGTTTTAACACATCTGTTATCAGCATTAAAATTTAATATATCACTGGCACATTGCAACTTTAATTTAAGAGGCACAGAAAGCGATTTAGATGAAAACTTTGTTAAGGAATTAGGTAAAGAACAAAACATAGCTGTTTTTACATCTCATTTTAACACTGAAGAATTCGCTAAAAAAAATAAACAATCTACACAAATTGCTGCAAGAAACTTACGGTATGATTGGTTTAATGAACTGATTGAAAAACACCAATTTGATTATCTCTTAACAGCACATCATGCCGATGATAATTTAGAAACTTTTCTTATTAATTTAACCCGTGGCGCAGGTTTAGATGGTTTAACTGGTATTCCAGAAATTAACGGAAATATTGTACGCCCGTTATTAACTTTCTCTAGAAATGACGTTTTAACGTTTGCTAAAGAAAATAATATTTATTGGCGAGAAGATAAAAGTAATGCATCTACAAAATACACAAGAAATAAAATTAGACACCTTATTACTCCTATTTTAAAAGAAATTAATCCTAGTTTACTAGAAACCTTTACAAAAACTACAGAACACTTAAAGGAAAGTCTGCAAATTATTGAAGATAAAGTTAACGATGTTTCTACAAAAGTAATATCAACAGAAAACAATTTTATAAAATTAGATATTAGTGAGATAGAAAAAACATCAAACCCAAAAGCGTATTTATATCAACTTTTAAAAGAATATAATTTTACAGAATGGAATGATGTTTATCAATTACTTTCTGCTCAATCGGGTAAACAAGTTTTATCTAAAACACATACATTATTAAAAAACAGAGGTTTTTTATTGCTTTCTAAAAATGTATCTTCTAATGAAGTTAAAATGTTTTTAATTGAAGAAACTCAATCTGAAATTACAAACCCAATTCATCTTAAATTAGAAGAAGTAAAAGAAAAATCAACAGAAAATAACCAAACCATTTATGTTGATAAACAACGTTTAAGTTTTCCGTTAACACTTAGAAAATGGCAAGATGGCGATTTCTTTTATCCAACAGGAATGACCGGGAAAAAGAAATTGAGCAAGTATTTTAAAGACCAAAAATTATCGCTTTTAGAAAAACAAAATACGTGGTTACTTTGCAATAATAATGAGGATATTATTTGGATTATAGATTATCGCTTAGACAATCGTTTTGAAACAACCCAACAAACAAAATCTATTTTAAAAATAGCTCTTCTATAA
- the lpdA gene encoding dihydrolipoyl dehydrogenase: protein MKYDIIVIGSGPGGYISAVRASQLGKKVAIIEKYSTLGGTCLNVGCIPSKALLDSSHHYYDAVHHFEEHGISVENPTFDFGKMIERKAKVVETTTGGITYLMDKNNVDVFEGLGSFEDATHVKITKNDGSSEIIEGTNIIIATGSKPSTLPFISLDKERVITSTEALKLPEVPKHLIVIGGGVIGLELGSVYKRLGADVTVVEYAPKITPTMDADVSKELQKVLKKQGIKFAISHGVTSVERNGDEITVKANNKKGVEVEFKGDYCLVAVGRKAYTEGLGLEKVGVEVNERGQVATNDHLQTNVSNIYAIGDVVAGAMLAHKAEEEGVVVAEYLAGEKPHIDYNLIPGIVYTWPEVAAVGKTEDELKEAKADYKVGKFSMRALGRSRASGDLDGFVKVLADKNTDEILGVHMVGARVADLIMEAAVAMEYRASAEDLARICHGHPTYSEAVKEAAKAAWDGKPLNS from the coding sequence ATGAAATACGATATTATTGTAATTGGATCTGGTCCTGGAGGATACATTTCTGCAGTTAGAGCTTCTCAATTAGGTAAAAAAGTAGCAATTATTGAAAAATATTCAACTTTAGGAGGAACCTGTTTAAACGTTGGTTGCATTCCATCTAAAGCATTGTTAGATTCTTCTCATCATTATTATGATGCTGTACATCATTTTGAAGAACATGGTATTTCTGTAGAAAACCCTACTTTCGATTTTGGTAAAATGATAGAAAGAAAGGCTAAAGTTGTAGAAACTACAACAGGAGGAATTACGTATTTAATGGACAAAAACAACGTTGATGTTTTTGAAGGTTTAGGTTCTTTTGAAGATGCTACACATGTAAAAATTACTAAAAATGATGGTTCGTCAGAAATAATTGAAGGAACAAATATTATTATAGCAACAGGTTCTAAACCGTCTACTTTACCTTTTATTTCTTTAGATAAAGAGCGTGTAATTACCTCTACAGAAGCTTTAAAATTACCAGAGGTACCAAAACATTTAATTGTAATTGGTGGTGGTGTTATTGGTTTAGAATTAGGTTCTGTATACAAACGTTTAGGTGCAGATGTTACTGTTGTAGAATATGCGCCTAAAATTACACCAACAATGGATGCTGATGTTTCTAAAGAACTACAAAAAGTTTTAAAGAAACAAGGAATTAAGTTTGCTATAAGTCATGGTGTTACTTCTGTAGAAAGAAATGGTGATGAAATTACAGTAAAAGCAAACAATAAAAAAGGTGTAGAAGTAGAATTTAAAGGAGATTATTGTTTAGTTGCAGTTGGTAGAAAAGCGTATACAGAAGGTTTAGGTTTAGAAAAAGTTGGAGTAGAAGTTAACGAACGTGGGCAGGTTGCTACCAACGATCATTTACAAACAAATGTTTCTAATATTTACGCAATTGGTGATGTTGTTGCTGGTGCTATGCTTGCACACAAAGCAGAAGAAGAAGGTGTTGTGGTTGCAGAATATTTAGCTGGAGAAAAACCACACATCGATTATAATTTAATTCCTGGTATTGTGTACACATGGCCAGAAGTTGCTGCTGTTGGTAAAACAGAAGACGAATTAAAAGAAGCAAAAGCAGATTATAAAGTTGGTAAATTTTCTATGAGAGCTTTAGGTAGATCTCGTGCTAGTGGAGATTTAGATGGTTTTGTAAAAGTTTTAGCTGATAAAAATACAGATGAAATTTTAGGAGTTCACATGGTAGGTGCACGTGTTGCAGATTTAATTATGGAAGCAGCAGTTGCTATGGAATACAGAGCGTCTGCAGAAGACTTGGCAAGAATTTGTCATGGTCACCCAACGTATTCTGAAGCGGTAAAAGAAGCTGCAAAAGCTGCTTGGGACGGAAAACCCTTAAACTCATAA
- a CDS encoding M3 family metallopeptidase has product MNPLLQDFNTAPFSKISNNDYKPAIKKGIEIAKTEINELIHNTEKPTFKNTTVALDFTGEKLNRITSIFFNLNSAETNDEIQKIAQEVSPWLSEFSNDITLNEDLFKRVKSVFDSKETLDLTPEQAMLLEKQYKSFARNGANLKEADKIELRKIDAQLSKLSLKFGENVLAETHAFEMHLTDEKDVAGLPESEKEAAKEVAKSKDKEGYIFTLDYPSYIPFLTYADNRELRKKMAIAAGKKAFQANEFNNEKIVLEIVNLRHQRANLLGYKTHAHFVLEERMAETPEKVIEFSNNLLEKAKPAALKEFENLENFAKKLDGIDQLEKWDGSYYSEKLKKELFDLDQELLKPYFKLENVIDGVFEIANRLYDLKFEEVSNIDKYHEDVKTYNVTDINGNFISVFYADFHPRKGKRNGAWMTSYKSQQIKNGINERPQVSIVCNFTKPTETKPSLLTFNEVTTLFHEFGHALHGMLANTTYNSLSGTSVSWDFVELPSQVLENWCFEKEALELFAKHYETGEVIPMKYVEKIKESASFHEGMQTLRQLSFGLLDMQWHGGESPQTITSIKEFENNAFANTKLYPDVAENCMSTAFSHIFLGGYSAGYYSYKWAEVLDADAFEYFLEEGIFNKEVATKFKDNVLSKGGTEKPMELYKRFRGKEPKPDALLRRAGLI; this is encoded by the coding sequence ATGAACCCACTTTTACAAGACTTTAATACGGCTCCTTTTTCTAAAATTTCTAATAACGATTACAAACCTGCCATTAAAAAAGGGATTGAAATTGCCAAAACAGAAATTAATGAGCTTATACATAATACTGAAAAACCAACGTTTAAAAATACAACAGTAGCTTTAGATTTTACTGGTGAAAAACTAAACAGAATTACTAGTATTTTTTTCAATTTAAATTCTGCAGAAACCAATGATGAGATTCAGAAAATTGCACAAGAAGTTTCTCCTTGGTTAAGTGAATTTAGTAATGATATTACTTTAAACGAAGATTTGTTTAAAAGAGTAAAATCTGTTTTTGATAGTAAAGAAACGTTAGATTTAACGCCAGAGCAAGCAATGCTTTTAGAAAAGCAGTACAAAAGTTTTGCAAGAAATGGGGCTAATTTAAAGGAAGCTGATAAAATTGAACTTCGTAAAATTGATGCTCAACTTTCTAAATTATCTTTAAAATTTGGAGAAAACGTATTGGCAGAAACGCATGCTTTTGAAATGCATTTAACCGATGAAAAAGATGTAGCAGGTTTGCCAGAAAGTGAAAAAGAAGCAGCCAAAGAAGTGGCAAAATCTAAAGACAAAGAAGGATATATTTTTACGTTAGATTACCCAAGTTACATTCCTTTTTTAACCTATGCTGATAACAGAGAATTGCGTAAAAAAATGGCAATTGCTGCTGGTAAAAAAGCGTTTCAAGCCAATGAATTCAACAATGAAAAAATTGTTTTAGAAATTGTAAATCTTCGTCATCAGAGAGCTAATTTATTAGGTTATAAAACACATGCTCATTTTGTTTTAGAAGAAAGAATGGCAGAAACGCCAGAAAAAGTAATCGAATTTTCTAATAATCTTTTAGAAAAAGCAAAACCTGCTGCTTTAAAAGAATTTGAAAACTTAGAAAACTTTGCTAAAAAATTAGACGGAATAGACCAACTTGAAAAATGGGATGGTTCTTACTATTCTGAGAAATTAAAGAAAGAATTATTCGATTTAGATCAAGAATTATTAAAGCCTTATTTTAAATTAGAAAACGTAATTGATGGTGTTTTTGAAATTGCCAACAGATTATATGATTTAAAATTTGAAGAAGTATCTAACATCGACAAATATCACGAAGATGTTAAAACATATAACGTAACAGATATAAACGGTAACTTTATTTCTGTGTTTTATGCAGATTTCCATCCAAGAAAAGGCAAACGTAATGGTGCGTGGATGACTTCTTATAAGTCACAACAAATTAAAAACGGAATTAACGAAAGACCACAGGTTTCCATTGTTTGTAATTTTACCAAACCAACCGAAACCAAACCGTCTTTATTAACGTTTAACGAGGTTACAACCTTGTTTCATGAATTTGGTCATGCATTACACGGAATGTTAGCAAATACTACTTACAATAGCTTATCTGGAACATCTGTTTCTTGGGATTTTGTAGAATTACCAAGTCAGGTTTTAGAAAACTGGTGTTTCGAAAAAGAAGCTTTAGAATTGTTTGCAAAACATTATGAAACCGGAGAAGTTATTCCGATGAAATATGTTGAAAAAATTAAAGAATCTGCAAGTTTTCATGAAGGAATGCAAACCTTACGTCAGTTAAGTTTTGGTTTATTAGATATGCAATGGCACGGTGGCGAGTCGCCACAGACAATTACTTCTATAAAAGAGTTTGAGAACAACGCTTTTGCAAACACAAAATTATATCCTGATGTTGCAGAAAACTGTATGAGTACCGCTTTTTCTCATATTTTTCTAGGAGGATATTCTGCCGGATATTATTCTTACAAATGGGCCGAAGTTTTAGATGCTGATGCTTTTGAATATTTCTTAGAAGAAGGAATTTTTAATAAAGAAGTAGCCACCAAATTTAAAGACAATGTACTTTCTAAAGGTGGAACCGAGAAACCTATGGAATTATACAAACGTTTTAGAGGTAAAGAACCAAAACCAGATGCACTTTTAAGAAGAGCGGGGTTAATTTAG
- a CDS encoding heme-binding domain-containing protein, whose translation MKIIKKIGVVIVLIFLIAQFFGPEKNEGDLASVETFIAETNPPADVRKILETTCYDCHSSKTNYPWYNTITPVNFWLADHVKDGKKHFNFSTWSAYSLKKKEHKMDELHEEVAEKKMPLDSYTWTHGDANLTQDQIDAVVTWAKKVQADYKQQLNAK comes from the coding sequence ATGAAAATTATCAAGAAAATAGGAGTTGTTATTGTTTTAATATTTTTAATTGCACAATTTTTTGGTCCCGAAAAAAATGAAGGAGATTTAGCTTCTGTAGAAACCTTTATAGCAGAAACAAATCCGCCAGCAGATGTAAGAAAGATTTTAGAAACTACTTGTTACGATTGCCATTCTAGTAAAACTAATTATCCTTGGTATAATACTATTACTCCTGTAAATTTTTGGTTGGCAGATCATGTTAAAGACGGTAAAAAACATTTTAATTTTTCTACTTGGAGTGCGTATTCTTTAAAAAAGAAAGAACATAAAATGGATGAGCTTCATGAGGAAGTTGCAGAGAAAAAAATGCCTTTAGATTCGTATACTTGGACGCATGGAGACGCCAATTTAACACAAGATCAAATTGATGCTGTGGTTACTTGGGCTAAGAAAGTACAAGCAGATTATAAACAACAATTAAATGCGAAGTAA
- the purE gene encoding 5-(carboxyamino)imidazole ribonucleotide mutase gives MVGIIMGSDSDLPIMQEAIDILESFNIAIEVDIVSAHRTPEKLVDYSKNAHKRGIQVIIAGAGGAAHLPGMVASMSPLPIIGVPVKSRNSIDGWDSVLSILQMPGGVPVATVALDGAKNAGILAAQIIGASDKAVLDKIIAYKEELKLKVEQASERVRK, from the coding sequence ATGGTAGGTATAATAATGGGAAGCGATTCTGATCTTCCAATAATGCAAGAAGCAATAGATATTTTAGAGAGTTTTAATATTGCAATAGAAGTAGATATTGTTTCTGCTCACAGAACTCCAGAGAAATTGGTAGACTATTCTAAAAATGCTCACAAAAGAGGTATTCAAGTAATTATTGCAGGTGCAGGTGGCGCAGCGCACTTACCAGGAATGGTAGCTTCTATGAGTCCGTTGCCAATAATAGGAGTTCCTGTAAAAAGCAGAAATTCTATTGATGGTTGGGATTCTGTTTTATCAATTTTACAAATGCCTGGTGGCGTACCTGTAGCAACTGTAGCTTTAGATGGTGCAAAAAACGCAGGTATTTTAGCGGCTCAAATTATTGGTGCTTCAGACAAAGCTGTTTTAGATAAAATAATTGCTTACAAAGAAGAATTAAAATTGAAGGTTGAACAGGCTTCTGAACGAGTTAGAAAATAA
- a CDS encoding glycosyltransferase family 4 protein produces the protein MNTQQVLIIGYVWVEPNSSAAGSRMLQLIEQFLQEGYKITFASPAQKSDKAASLNSLGVDEVAIELNNVSFDDFIKELNPTIVLFDRFMMEEQFGWRVAENCPNAIRILDTEDLHFLRKTRHQQLKKGEKFTTDALLKSDDAKREIASILRCDISLIISSFEMDLLKDIFKVDEKILYYLPFLLDKVDEHQQEKWRIFEERDRFIFIGNFFHKPNVDAVLTLKNEIWKEIRAILPKAEVHIYGAYANQQINQLHNKKEGFIIKGFAEDAKEVVKKARVVLAPLRFGAGIKGKLTEAMICGTPSVTTEIGAEGMSGKLNWNGFIESDYSKFSEKAVQLYTDEKLWKSSQKNGIEIINQIYDKEELGVLFINQIKGVQENLYQHRTHNFLGSLLQHQTLQATKYMSKWIEEKNA, from the coding sequence TTGAATACTCAACAAGTTTTAATTATTGGGTATGTTTGGGTAGAGCCTAATTCTTCTGCTGCTGGCAGTAGAATGTTACAACTTATAGAACAGTTTTTACAAGAAGGTTATAAAATAACGTTTGCTTCTCCTGCACAAAAAAGCGATAAAGCAGCAAGTTTAAATTCTTTAGGTGTTGATGAAGTTGCTATTGAATTAAATAATGTTTCTTTTGATGATTTTATAAAAGAATTAAACCCAACAATTGTTTTGTTCGATCGTTTTATGATGGAAGAACAATTTGGTTGGCGCGTTGCGGAAAATTGCCCTAATGCAATACGAATTCTAGATACGGAAGATTTACATTTTTTACGAAAAACCCGTCATCAGCAATTAAAAAAAGGAGAAAAATTTACAACGGACGCATTATTAAAGTCGGATGATGCTAAAAGAGAAATCGCTTCAATTTTACGTTGTGATATCAGTTTGATTATCTCTTCTTTTGAAATGGATTTATTGAAAGATATTTTTAAAGTTGATGAAAAAATCTTGTATTATCTCCCTTTTTTATTAGATAAGGTTGATGAGCATCAGCAAGAAAAATGGAGAATTTTTGAGGAAAGAGATCGTTTTATTTTTATTGGTAACTTTTTTCACAAACCCAATGTTGATGCTGTTTTAACATTAAAAAATGAGATTTGGAAAGAAATTAGAGCGATTTTACCAAAAGCAGAGGTTCATATTTACGGAGCGTATGCAAATCAGCAAATAAATCAATTACATAATAAAAAAGAAGGATTTATCATTAAAGGCTTTGCAGAAGATGCAAAAGAGGTTGTAAAAAAGGCAAGAGTTGTGTTAGCGCCTCTTCGTTTTGGAGCGGGTATAAAAGGAAAACTAACCGAAGCTATGATTTGTGGTACGCCAAGTGTTACAACAGAAATAGGAGCAGAAGGAATGTCTGGTAAATTAAATTGGAATGGTTTTATAGAATCTGATTACTCTAAATTTTCAGAAAAAGCAGTTCAATTATATACTGATGAAAAACTTTGGAAATCATCTCAAAAAAACGGAATTGAAATCATCAATCAAATTTATGATAAAGAGGAGTTAGGAGTGCTTTTTATCAACCAAATAAAAGGAGTTCAAGAGAATTTATATCAACATAGAACTCATAATTTTTTAGGAAGTTTGTTACAACATCAAACGTTACAAGCAACAAAGTATATGAGTAAATGGATAGAAGAGAAAAATGCGTAG